The following are encoded together in the Anaerolineae bacterium genome:
- the dnaK gene encoding molecular chaperone DnaK codes for MSKIIGIDLGTTNSVVAVMEGGDPVVIPNAEGGRTTPSVLAFNKNKERLVGQTAKRQAVTNSDNTIYSVKRLIGRSYEDTEIERKMLSYQIEKGRGGDARVNIPITGKKHTPQEISAMILQKLKTDAEAYLGEPVTEAVITVPAYFNDSQRQATKDAGKIAGLNVRRIINEPTAAALTYGLDKKENETILVLDLGGGTYDVSVLEVGDGVIEVKATNGDTHLGGDDWDQAIVDWLVAEFKKEQGIDLSQDKQALQRLREGAEKAKIELSTMMETEINLPFVTADASGPKHLQIKLSRSKFEQLTSHLLERVKGPFHQALKDAGLKASEIDEVVLVGGSTRMPMVQELTRQLTGGKGPHKGVNPDEVVAIGAAIQGGVLAGDVKDVLLLDVTPLSLGVETLGGVMTRLIERNTTIPTQKSEIFSTADDSQTAVDIHVLQGERPMAADNMTLGRFRLEGIPPAPRGIPQIEVRFDIDANGILNVSAKDKATGKEQKITITASTNLNSSDIDRMVKEAEQHADEDRRHKELIETRNLADNLVYQAEKSLRDLGEQVDASTRAEVESKIEAAKKALESDDKERITAAGQSLQQAMMQVGQAAYQQTQPGAAAGGNGHSGSPQSQPTDEDVVEGEFSEA; via the coding sequence ATGAGTAAAATTATCGGAATCGACTTGGGTACAACCAATAGCGTGGTGGCCGTGATGGAAGGCGGAGACCCGGTGGTCATTCCCAATGCCGAAGGCGGTCGCACCACCCCCAGTGTGCTGGCGTTCAATAAAAACAAGGAACGGCTGGTGGGTCAAACGGCCAAACGCCAGGCCGTAACCAATTCCGACAACACCATCTACTCGGTCAAACGTTTGATTGGCCGCAGTTATGAAGATACCGAAATTGAACGGAAGATGTTGTCTTACCAGATTGAAAAAGGCCGCGGCGGCGACGCGCGGGTGAATATTCCCATTACCGGCAAAAAACACACCCCGCAGGAAATTTCAGCTATGATTTTGCAAAAGCTCAAAACTGATGCCGAAGCCTACCTGGGCGAGCCGGTCACCGAGGCTGTTATCACCGTGCCGGCCTATTTTAACGACAGCCAGCGCCAGGCCACCAAAGACGCGGGCAAAATTGCCGGCCTCAACGTGCGGCGTATCATCAACGAGCCGACGGCGGCAGCCCTGACCTACGGTTTGGATAAGAAGGAGAATGAAACCATCCTGGTGCTGGACCTGGGCGGCGGTACTTATGACGTGAGTGTATTGGAAGTGGGCGACGGCGTTATTGAGGTGAAGGCTACCAATGGCGATACGCACCTGGGCGGCGACGACTGGGACCAGGCCATTGTGGACTGGCTGGTGGCGGAATTCAAAAAAGAACAAGGCATTGATTTGAGCCAGGATAAACAGGCGCTGCAACGCCTGAGGGAAGGCGCCGAAAAGGCCAAAATTGAATTGTCCACGATGATGGAAACCGAGATCAATCTGCCCTTTGTTACCGCCGATGCCAGCGGTCCCAAGCACCTGCAAATCAAGTTGAGCCGCAGTAAGTTTGAGCAACTCACCAGTCACCTGCTGGAGCGGGTCAAAGGTCCCTTCCACCAGGCGCTCAAAGATGCGGGCTTAAAGGCCAGCGAGATTGACGAAGTGGTGCTGGTGGGTGGTTCGACCCGCATGCCCATGGTGCAGGAATTGACCCGCCAATTGACCGGCGGCAAAGGGCCGCACAAGGGCGTTAACCCGGATGAAGTGGTGGCCATTGGCGCGGCTATTCAAGGTGGCGTATTGGCCGGGGATGTAAAAGACGTGCTGTTGCTGGATGTGACGCCGTTGAGCCTGGGCGTGGAAACCCTGGGCGGGGTGATGACGCGCCTGATTGAGCGCAACACCACCATCCCTACCCAAAAGAGCGAAATCTTTAGCACGGCCGACGACAGCCAGACCGCTGTGGACATTCACGTGTTGCAAGGCGAGCGACCAATGGCGGCGGACAATATGACCCTGGGCCGCTTCCGGCTGGAAGGCATCCCGCCTGCGCCGCGTGGCATCCCCCAGATTGAGGTCCGCTTTGACATTGACGCTAATGGCATTTTGAATGTCAGCGCCAAAGATAAAGCAACCGGCAAGGAGCAGAAAATCACCATTACCGCCAGCACTAACTTGAACAGCAGCGATATTGACCGGATGGTCAAAGAGGCCGAGCAGCATGCCGACGAAGACCGCCGCCACAAAGAGTTGATCGAGACCCGTAACCTGGCCGACAACCTGGTATATCAGGCCGAAAAGTCGCTGCGCGATTTGGGTGAGCAGGTTGACGCTTCTACCCGGGCCGAGGTTGAATCCAAAATTGAGGCGGCGAAAAAGGCCCTGGAAAGCGACGATAAAGAGCGTATCACCGCGGCCGGCCAGTCCCTGCAGCAGGCCATGATGCAAGTAGGCCAGGCGGCCTACCAGCAAACCCAACCCGGAGCTGCGGCCGGCGGCAATGGTCACAGCGGCTCGCCCCAGAGCCAACCCACTGATGAAGACGTGGTGGAAGGCGAGTTTAGTGAAGCTTAA
- a CDS encoding potassium channel protein — protein sequence MKSLLRRQPYQKSPRLNPPPLTSRDLMSNVLRHPLLFAGLIVITVLVFGTAGYMLIEDWPLLDSLFMTIITMSTIGYGEVRILSPAGRVFTIGLIVIGVIIASYAVTTIIELFTAQGLMEQIRYRRRRRELDKVCNHCVICGFGRLGRSLARELQVRGCPIIVIDINEETVERCRQMGFLAILGNAADEHILDEAGIDRARSLVAAANSDAENVFIVLTAKSLNPNLQIISRCNSEPSIPKLEKAGVNTVISPHAIAGRRIAQLLTRPNVLSFLDGILEFGDHQMQLEEFIIGEKSPLAGLTLREAKLKVAVLAVTHPEQTLLTHPNADTKLLPGAGIIVMGIEQELHKLAELVKG from the coding sequence GTGAAATCTCTGTTACGGCGTCAACCCTATCAGAAATCACCCCGCCTTAACCCGCCTCCTCTCACGTCGCGGGATTTGATGAGCAATGTACTCCGTCATCCTCTCCTGTTTGCCGGCCTTATTGTTATCACCGTACTTGTTTTTGGCACTGCCGGTTATATGCTCATTGAAGACTGGCCGCTGCTTGATTCCCTTTTTATGACCATTATTACCATGAGCACCATTGGTTACGGAGAGGTGAGAATTTTGTCACCGGCGGGACGTGTATTTACCATCGGTCTCATTGTCATCGGCGTTATCATTGCCTCTTACGCCGTGACCACCATCATTGAGTTATTTACGGCACAGGGATTAATGGAACAAATCCGTTATCGCAGGAGGCGCAGAGAATTGGATAAAGTTTGTAATCATTGCGTGATTTGTGGTTTTGGCCGTTTGGGTCGCAGCCTGGCCAGGGAGTTGCAGGTTCGCGGCTGCCCCATCATAGTGATTGACATTAATGAAGAAACGGTGGAAAGATGCCGGCAAATGGGTTTCCTGGCCATCCTGGGCAATGCTGCCGATGAGCATATTTTGGACGAAGCCGGCATTGACCGGGCCAGGTCTTTGGTGGCCGCCGCCAATTCTGACGCGGAGAATGTTTTTATTGTTTTAACGGCCAAAAGCCTGAACCCGAATTTACAAATTATTTCTCGTTGCAATTCAGAGCCTTCTATTCCCAAATTGGAAAAGGCCGGGGTTAATACGGTTATTTCTCCCCACGCTATTGCCGGCCGGCGGATTGCCCAATTGTTGACCCGCCCCAACGTGCTCAGCTTTTTAGACGGCATCCTTGAATTTGGCGACCACCAGATGCAACTGGAAGAATTCATTATCGGTGAAAAATCGCCCCTGGCCGGCCTCACCTTACGCGAGGCTAAATTAAAAGTGGCCGTGCTGGCCGTTACCCATCCCGAACAAACCCTGCTCACGCATCCCAATGCCGATACCAAGCTACTGCCCGGAGCCGGCATTATTGTGATGGGCATAGAGCAAGAACTGCACAAATTGGCCGAACTGGTGAAGGGTTAA
- a CDS encoding thymidine phosphorylase has protein sequence MRAVDIIAKKRDGLELTGDELKFFIDGYTRGDIPDYQASAWCMAVLLNGMTAAEATALTLHMAHSGDTLDLHAIAPLVVDKHSTGGVGDKTSLVVAPLVACQGLPVGKMSGRGLGFSGGTLDKLESITGFKANLSRAEFVDRLAQHGIVMAGQSADLAPADGKFYALRDVTATVESLPLIAASIMSKKIAAGADAIVLDVKVGRGAFMKTETEAEELARLMVNIGQGVGRKVAAVLSDMDQPLGAAVGNALELREAIETLRGSGPADLRQHCLTISGKMMELAGRAANLAEGQKILAQALDNGRAWQKFIEWITAQGGEKSQLENPDTLPTASLIETVKAPRGGYIAGLDAAEVGKTGVALGGGRQKKGDPIDYSVGLICHAKIGTKLSTGGPLFTIHANAPEKLAAAKQQLLAAVSWSETPVDIPPLTLKVIE, from the coding sequence ATGCGCGCCGTAGACATTATTGCCAAAAAACGAGACGGATTGGAACTGACCGGCGACGAACTGAAGTTCTTTATTGACGGCTATACCAGGGGCGATATTCCCGACTACCAGGCCAGCGCCTGGTGTATGGCGGTATTGCTCAACGGCATGACCGCCGCCGAAGCCACCGCCCTTACCCTGCACATGGCTCATTCCGGCGATACCCTGGATTTGCACGCCATCGCTCCCCTGGTGGTGGACAAACATTCTACCGGCGGCGTGGGCGATAAAACCTCGTTGGTGGTGGCCCCACTGGTGGCCTGCCAGGGCTTGCCGGTGGGCAAAATGAGCGGGCGCGGGCTGGGCTTTTCCGGCGGCACGTTGGATAAATTAGAAAGCATCACCGGCTTCAAGGCCAACCTGAGCAGAGCCGAATTTGTGGACCGGTTGGCCCAACATGGGATTGTGATGGCCGGCCAAAGCGCCGACTTGGCCCCCGCCGACGGTAAATTTTACGCCCTGCGCGACGTGACCGCCACCGTGGAGAGCCTGCCCCTGATCGCGGCCAGCATTATGAGCAAAAAGATCGCCGCGGGCGCAGACGCCATTGTGCTGGACGTTAAAGTGGGCCGGGGCGCGTTTATGAAAACAGAGACCGAGGCCGAAGAATTGGCCCGGCTGATGGTCAATATTGGCCAGGGCGTGGGGCGCAAAGTGGCGGCGGTGTTATCGGATATGGACCAACCCCTGGGCGCGGCCGTGGGCAATGCCCTGGAACTGCGCGAGGCCATAGAAACGCTGCGCGGCAGCGGCCCGGCCGATTTGCGCCAGCATTGTTTGACCATTAGCGGCAAAATGATGGAATTGGCCGGTCGAGCAGCCAACCTGGCCGAGGGTCAAAAAATCCTGGCCCAGGCGCTGGACAACGGGCGGGCGTGGCAAAAGTTTATCGAGTGGATTACGGCCCAAGGCGGCGAAAAAAGCCAACTGGAAAATCCCGACACGCTGCCCACCGCGTCCCTGATTGAAACGGTCAAGGCCCCGCGGGGGGGCTACATTGCCGGGCTTGACGCGGCGGAAGTAGGCAAAACCGGTGTGGCCTTGGGTGGAGGCCGGCAAAAAAAGGGCGATCCCATTGACTACAGCGTGGGCCTTATCTGTCACGCCAAAATTGGGACAAAATTGTCTACCGGCGGCCCCCTGTTTACCATTCACGCCAACGCGCCGGAAAAATTGGCCGCAGCCAAACAACAATTACTGGCCGCAGTTAGCTGGAGCGAAACGCCGGTAGACATACCCCCCCTCACTTTGAAAGTTATTGAGTAA
- the sppA gene encoding signal peptide peptidase SppA, which translates to MKRKTWYWIIGLALAGLLICGGVVGLGVWAANTFDSSGPAFGDAVAIVRVEGVISPGEAPPPNPFGGSTGAAYSQQVIDYLKKANENESVKAVILFVDSPGGSSFASDEIALQIRQMDKPIIAAMGSMAASGGYYISAPADEIWASPHSLTCSIGVISQFLNVAGFAEEYGITAVTITSGEYKDTGNPFREFSQAERALWQEIVDEIYVEFVQVVAEGRQMSVEEVRQMADGRICTGAQAKEMGLVDELGYLPDAIDRAAELGGIEGEPRLIEYKHTPTFWEALGASVYRPSPVAELQQLLHYHAGSPLMYLYVGP; encoded by the coding sequence ATGAAACGTAAAACATGGTATTGGATTATTGGCCTGGCCCTGGCCGGCTTATTGATTTGCGGCGGCGTGGTGGGCCTGGGCGTGTGGGCGGCCAACACTTTTGATAGCAGCGGTCCGGCCTTTGGCGATGCCGTGGCCATTGTGCGGGTTGAAGGCGTTATCTCGCCGGGCGAAGCGCCCCCGCCTAATCCCTTTGGCGGTAGTACCGGCGCGGCTTACAGCCAGCAGGTGATTGATTATCTCAAAAAGGCAAATGAAAATGAGTCCGTTAAAGCCGTGATCCTTTTTGTAGACAGCCCCGGGGGCAGTTCCTTTGCCTCTGATGAAATTGCCCTGCAAATCCGCCAAATGGACAAACCCATCATTGCCGCGATGGGCAGCATGGCTGCTTCCGGCGGCTATTATATTTCTGCGCCTGCTGACGAAATCTGGGCCAGCCCCCACTCTCTCACCTGCTCTATTGGCGTGATCAGCCAGTTTCTTAACGTGGCCGGTTTTGCCGAAGAGTACGGCATTACTGCCGTAACCATTACCAGCGGCGAATACAAAGACACCGGCAACCCTTTCCGCGAGTTCAGCCAGGCGGAAAGAGCCTTGTGGCAGGAAATTGTGGACGAGATTTACGTTGAGTTTGTGCAAGTGGTGGCCGAGGGTCGCCAGATGAGCGTCGAAGAAGTCCGCCAGATGGCCGATGGCCGTATTTGCACCGGCGCGCAGGCCAAAGAAATGGGCCTGGTGGACGAGTTGGGCTATCTGCCCGACGCTATTGACCGCGCCGCCGAATTGGGCGGCATTGAGGGCGAACCGCGCCTGATTGAATACAAACATACGCCTACGTTTTGGGAAGCATTAGGAGCCAGCGTTTACCGGCCCAGCCCGGTGGCCGAATTGCAGCAGTTGCTCCATTATCACGCCGGATCGCCGTTGATGTACTTGTACGTGGGGCCATAA
- a CDS encoding AarF/ABC1/UbiB kinase family protein codes for MANPQPRTPEEIQQDLHRQLGQMFQASGDKPTYSKIDWRRYRKVRWFFARAFLHVVWWDIVLNRPILRWFRPEPLPRWQKIARRYRRLAVEMGGVLIKLGQFLSIRVDVLPAEVTGELAGLRDEVPPDRFENIAAQLEEDFGRPMSEIFTWMSPQSLGAASLAQAHLARLASGEEVVVKVLRPGIDVLVETDLAAIALALRWLKLYKRISQRVDLDWLAREFTTITRNELDFEAEGHHAERIAQDFANDTQVYIPKIYWQYSAARTLTLENVAYIKIDNLAGIEATGIRRPDVARKFYNIYLQQIFVTNFVHADPHPGNVFVKPLPTPDEISAGITTFAPADPVPYRAGRPFQIAFVDFGMVAVIPERLRATMKDYAIGIGTRDAHRVVQAYADAGILLPGTDLKRIEEATTDMLQRLWGVRMGQVKDLAATEMQYFLNEYRDIVYEAPFQFPADMLFIMRAIGILSGMATNLDPNFDPWAETIPFAERLAAEQLPQGWQEWLQEFVSLGQLAFRLPNQVDEVLMQARRGNLIVQASLAADTRKTIRRLEQSINRLVWVVAAVGLLLAGSGFYIQGQDRILGGTFMFLAAIAFLWGMVRRQT; via the coding sequence ATGGCTAACCCGCAACCGCGCACCCCGGAAGAAATTCAGCAAGATTTACACCGCCAATTGGGCCAGATGTTCCAGGCATCCGGCGACAAACCGACCTATTCCAAAATAGATTGGCGGCGGTACCGTAAAGTGCGTTGGTTTTTTGCCAGAGCATTTTTGCACGTTGTTTGGTGGGATATTGTACTCAATCGGCCCATCCTGCGCTGGTTCCGCCCCGAACCCTTGCCGCGCTGGCAAAAGATAGCCCGACGCTACCGGCGCTTGGCCGTAGAGATGGGCGGCGTGTTGATCAAATTGGGCCAGTTTCTCAGCATTCGGGTTGACGTGCTGCCGGCTGAAGTGACCGGCGAATTGGCCGGTCTGCGGGATGAAGTGCCGCCGGATCGGTTTGAAAATATTGCTGCCCAGCTAGAAGAAGATTTTGGCCGGCCTATGTCTGAAATCTTCACCTGGATGTCGCCCCAATCATTAGGCGCGGCCTCATTAGCCCAGGCTCACCTGGCGCGGCTTGCATCGGGTGAAGAGGTTGTGGTCAAAGTGCTACGACCCGGCATTGACGTGCTGGTTGAAACAGACCTGGCCGCAATTGCCCTGGCCTTGCGCTGGCTCAAACTCTACAAACGCATCAGTCAGCGGGTTGACCTGGATTGGCTGGCCCGAGAATTTACCACCATTACCCGAAACGAGCTGGACTTTGAAGCCGAAGGCCATCATGCCGAACGCATTGCCCAAGATTTTGCCAACGACACCCAGGTTTACATCCCCAAAATCTATTGGCAGTACAGCGCCGCCCGCACCCTCACCCTGGAAAATGTGGCCTACATCAAAATTGATAATTTGGCCGGGATCGAAGCCACCGGCATCCGTCGCCCGGATGTGGCCCGGAAGTTTTACAATATTTACCTACAGCAAATTTTTGTCACCAATTTTGTACATGCCGACCCCCACCCCGGCAACGTTTTTGTTAAACCCCTGCCTACGCCTGATGAAATTTCCGCCGGGATCACGACTTTTGCGCCCGCCGACCCCGTGCCTTACCGGGCCGGACGCCCCTTTCAAATTGCCTTTGTAGATTTTGGGATGGTGGCCGTCATCCCGGAGCGGCTGCGAGCGACCATGAAGGATTACGCCATTGGCATTGGCACCCGCGATGCGCATCGAGTAGTGCAAGCCTACGCCGATGCGGGGATATTATTGCCCGGCACGGATTTAAAACGGATTGAAGAAGCCACCACCGATATGCTGCAACGTTTGTGGGGTGTGCGCATGGGCCAGGTAAAAGATTTGGCCGCTACTGAAATGCAATATTTTTTAAATGAGTACCGGGATATTGTTTACGAAGCCCCGTTTCAATTTCCGGCGGACATGCTTTTTATCATGCGGGCCATTGGCATTCTCTCCGGCATGGCCACCAATTTGGACCCCAACTTTGACCCCTGGGCTGAAACCATTCCCTTTGCCGAGCGCCTGGCCGCCGAGCAATTACCCCAAGGCTGGCAGGAATGGTTGCAGGAATTTGTTTCCCTGGGCCAACTTGCCTTTCGCCTGCCCAACCAGGTTGACGAAGTGCTGATGCAGGCCCGGCGAGGCAATTTAATTGTGCAGGCTTCTCTGGCCGCCGACACCCGCAAAACCATCCGGCGTTTAGAACAGTCCATTAACCGCCTGGTTTGGGTAGTGGCAGCGGTAGGGCTACTGCTGGCGGGAAGTGGCTTTTATATTCAGGGCCAGGATAGAATACTTGGCGGTACATTTATGTTCCTGGCCGCCATAGCCTTTTTGTGGGGCATGGTTCGGCGACAAACGTAG
- a CDS encoding metallophosphoesterase family protein, translated as MATAIEEWKRVSQALDAALVSVQKEATEGGGQTFQLASDRYIIFSDHHKGARNRADDFQVAERAYNAALAYYYRMGYTLVVMGDVEELWEERPAAVLAAYEYTLKLEARFHRQGRYVRIWGNHDDIWEDKKTVARYLQPLFGPPMLKVRESLQLKVMDGSQELGMLFLAHGHQGTLESDRFTFVSKFFVRNVWRPVQRITGVSLNTPAQDWQLRSQHNIAMYAWAEKQDKLVLIAGHTHQPVFKSQSHEAQIMHQLAELEAKIAAAPADETQQKEKDQKKAGLLAAELEWIRAQEKQKPRPEAEAVQKKPCYFNTGCCSFRDGDITGIELAGGEIRLVRWPNDEKEPEPTVLARANLKDVF; from the coding sequence ATGGCAACCGCAATAGAAGAGTGGAAACGAGTCAGCCAGGCGCTTGATGCGGCTTTGGTGAGTGTTCAAAAAGAAGCTACTGAAGGCGGCGGGCAGACGTTTCAACTTGCTTCAGATCGGTATATCATCTTTTCCGACCATCATAAAGGCGCGCGCAATAGGGCCGATGATTTCCAGGTTGCCGAGCGTGCCTATAATGCGGCTTTGGCTTATTATTACCGGATGGGTTATACCCTGGTGGTGATGGGTGACGTTGAGGAGCTATGGGAGGAAAGGCCGGCGGCGGTGTTGGCCGCTTATGAATACACTCTTAAGCTTGAGGCTCGTTTTCATCGGCAGGGCCGTTACGTGCGCATTTGGGGCAATCATGACGACATCTGGGAAGATAAAAAAACGGTGGCCCGGTATTTGCAGCCCCTCTTTGGCCCGCCCATGTTAAAAGTGCGCGAAAGCCTGCAATTAAAAGTGATGGATGGCAGCCAGGAATTGGGTATGCTGTTTCTGGCGCATGGGCATCAGGGAACGTTGGAAAGCGACCGTTTTACGTTTGTTTCAAAGTTTTTTGTGCGCAACGTGTGGCGTCCCGTGCAGCGTATCACCGGGGTTTCCCTGAACACCCCGGCCCAGGATTGGCAGCTTAGATCGCAGCATAATATTGCCATGTATGCCTGGGCGGAGAAGCAGGATAAATTGGTGCTCATTGCCGGCCACACGCACCAGCCTGTTTTTAAATCACAGTCCCATGAGGCCCAAATTATGCACCAACTGGCTGAACTCGAGGCCAAAATTGCCGCTGCGCCGGCTGATGAGACGCAGCAAAAAGAAAAAGATCAGAAAAAAGCCGGTTTATTGGCGGCTGAATTGGAATGGATCAGGGCGCAGGAAAAACAAAAACCCAGACCAGAAGCAGAGGCAGTTCAAAAGAAACCTTGTTATTTTAACACGGGCTGTTGTAGCTTCCGCGATGGGGATATAACCGGCATCGAGTTGGCCGGGGGTGAAATTCGTTTGGTGCGCTGGCCCAATGATGAAAAAGAGCCTGAACCAACCGTTTTGGCCCGGGCCAATCTTAAAGATGTATTTTAA
- a CDS encoding corrinoid protein, with the protein MNETLQQLQQAVIAGQPEQARDLAAQALAAGVAPLAAIEAALTPGMQVVGEQFECGDYFIPDLMMAAKAMQEAMAVFEPALLARREQRQMAGIVVIGTVAGDIHEIGKSLVATMLGASGFKVYDLGVDVPADKFVEQVRETGANVVGLSALLTTTMRNQQTVIQALQEAGLREQVKVIIGGAPASPDFARAIGADAYAENANEAVGVVKALLGITQERKL; encoded by the coding sequence ATGAACGAAACTTTACAACAATTACAGCAAGCCGTTATTGCCGGCCAGCCCGAGCAGGCCCGAGACTTGGCCGCGCAGGCCCTGGCCGCGGGAGTGGCCCCGCTGGCGGCCATTGAAGCGGCGCTCACCCCCGGCATGCAGGTTGTGGGCGAGCAGTTTGAATGTGGCGATTACTTTATTCCAGATTTGATGATGGCGGCCAAAGCCATGCAAGAGGCAATGGCCGTGTTTGAACCGGCGCTGTTGGCCCGCCGGGAGCAGCGCCAAATGGCCGGCATTGTGGTTATTGGCACCGTGGCCGGAGACATCCACGAAATCGGCAAAAGCCTGGTGGCCACCATGCTTGGCGCGTCGGGTTTTAAGGTGTACGACTTGGGGGTAGATGTGCCCGCCGACAAGTTTGTGGAGCAAGTGCGAGAAACCGGGGCCAACGTGGTGGGGCTATCGGCGTTGTTAACCACCACCATGCGTAACCAGCAAACCGTTATTCAGGCGTTGCAGGAAGCCGGTTTGCGCGAGCAGGTTAAAGTGATCATCGGCGGCGCCCCGGCCAGCCCCGATTTTGCCCGCGCCATCGGCGCTGATGCCTACGCCGAGAACGCTAACGAGGCGGTGGGAGTGGTGAAGGCGTTATTGGGCATTACTCAGGAACGCAAACTATGA
- a CDS encoding trimethylamine methyltransferase family protein, protein MNIRPRLQFLSQETVERVVGEAYDLLADPGVRVHSARALRLLADHGAKVDFQTRVASIPANMARLAVETVPSSFHLYHANGQPAVHYGDDDVQFDPGSAAIEILDHGANHQREPVTADCVRFVKLTEGLDALDAVATSLICTDVPQEIGDLYRLYLVLLYSQKPIVTGAFAVDTWSVMKDLLVAAAGSEEALAEKPRAVFDVCPSPPLLWSDITCENLMDCAQYRIPAELVSMPLSGATGPATLLGSIVQHAAENLSGITIHQLVNPGAPIVWGGSPAAFDMRTGTTPMGAIETIMIDCAYNQVGKHLGLPTHAYLGMSDAKVVDTQCGFESGIGAMLGALAGVNMISGPGMLNFESCFSLEKLVIDAEIVGMAKRAVAGITARETPLALDLMRQVGHAGDFLTTTHTRRWFREELFIPSAVVDRDFRRNWEAKGGLDTAARAHQRVNEVVAAYEPKELPPEISRELEAITLRAAQAAGLDRLPERN, encoded by the coding sequence ATGAATATACGACCCCGTTTACAATTTTTGTCTCAAGAAACTGTGGAGCGTGTTGTCGGCGAGGCTTACGATTTATTGGCCGATCCTGGCGTGCGCGTTCACTCAGCGCGCGCCCTGCGCCTTTTGGCCGACCATGGCGCAAAGGTGGATTTTCAAACGCGTGTAGCCAGCATCCCGGCCAACATGGCCCGTCTCGCAGTTGAAACGGTTCCCTCATCATTTCATCTGTACCACGCCAACGGCCAACCGGCGGTGCATTACGGCGACGACGACGTGCAATTTGACCCCGGTTCGGCCGCCATCGAGATTCTCGATCATGGGGCCAATCACCAACGCGAGCCGGTCACGGCCGACTGCGTGCGTTTTGTCAAGCTAACCGAGGGCCTGGACGCCCTGGATGCCGTGGCTACCTCTCTTATTTGTACCGACGTGCCCCAGGAGATTGGCGATTTGTACCGCCTTTACCTGGTTTTGCTTTATAGCCAAAAGCCAATTGTCACCGGGGCGTTTGCCGTAGACACCTGGAGCGTGATGAAGGATTTGTTGGTGGCAGCGGCCGGAAGTGAGGAAGCCCTGGCCGAAAAGCCCCGGGCCGTTTTTGACGTTTGCCCCTCACCGCCGTTGTTGTGGTCCGACATTACCTGTGAGAATCTGATGGACTGCGCTCAGTACCGCATCCCGGCGGAATTGGTGAGCATGCCGCTTTCCGGCGCAACCGGCCCGGCCACTCTGCTGGGGTCAATTGTCCAGCACGCGGCCGAGAATCTGAGCGGTATTACCATTCACCAACTGGTCAATCCCGGCGCGCCGATTGTGTGGGGCGGCTCGCCCGCGGCCTTTGATATGCGCACCGGCACCACGCCCATGGGCGCTATTGAGACCATTATGATTGACTGCGCTTACAACCAGGTGGGCAAACACCTGGGCCTGCCCACCCACGCTTATTTGGGCATGTCTGACGCCAAAGTTGTAGACACCCAGTGCGGCTTTGAATCAGGCATTGGCGCGATGTTAGGCGCCTTGGCCGGAGTTAATATGATCTCCGGCCCCGGTATGCTCAACTTTGAGAGTTGTTTTAGCCTGGAGAAACTGGTGATTGACGCCGAAATTGTGGGCATGGCCAAACGCGCCGTGGCCGGGATAACCGCGCGAGAAACACCCCTGGCCCTGGATCTGATGCGCCAGGTGGGACACGCCGGCGATTTTCTGACCACAACGCACACCCGCCGCTGGTTCCGCGAGGAATTGTTCATTCCCAGCGCCGTGGTAGACCGCGATTTCCGCCGCAATTGGGAGGCCAAAGGTGGCCTGGATACCGCCGCCCGCGCCCACCAACGGGTTAACGAAGTTGTGGCCGCCTACGAGCCAAAAGAACTCCCGCCCGAAATTAGCCGCGAACTTGAGGCGATAACCCTGCGGGCCGCTCAAGCTGCCGGGCTGGACCGCTTGCCTGAGCGCAACTGA